In a single window of the Diabrotica undecimpunctata isolate CICGRU chromosome 11, icDiaUnde3, whole genome shotgun sequence genome:
- the LOC140452721 gene encoding uncharacterized protein yields MGSSQGPVRRAEGAKNLRSLNHYPARSTTLYVATYNCRSLANQAKLIELENEAVNIKWDVIGISEVRRKDKELIELESGNILYHKGTENGRTSGVGFLINKKWKDRIVDIASTSDRVASLSLRLSRRYTIQIVQVISPHTYDQVYVAWGTMESSSYKTECMINSYNG; encoded by the exons ATGGGTAGTTCTCAGGGACCAGTCAGGagggcagagggtgctaagaatctgcggAGTCTAAACCACTACCCAGCCAGATCAACAACACTATACGTAGCGACCTATAACTGCAGGTCGTTAGCGAACCAGGCAAAACTCATAGAGTTAGAAAATGAAGCAGTCAATATTAAATGGGATGTCATCGGAATAAGCGAAGTAAGACGAAAGGACAAAGAGTTAATAGAACTTGAATCGGGCAACATCCTCTATCACAAAGGAACAGAAAATGGACGAACAAGTGGAGTGGGGTtcctaattaataagaaatggaaGGATAGGATAGTCGACATAGCAAGCACCTCAGACAGAGTAGCTAGTCTAAGTCTAAGACTATCCAGAAGATACACCATCCAAATTGtgcaa gtAATATCACCTCATACATATGATCAAGTTTATGTTGCATGGGGTACAATGGAAAGCAGTTCATACAAAACAGAATGTATGATCAATAGTTATAATGGTTAA